In one Castor canadensis chromosome 15, mCasCan1.hap1v2, whole genome shotgun sequence genomic region, the following are encoded:
- the Otud1 gene encoding OTU domain-containing protein 1: protein MQLYSSVCTHYPAGAPGPTAAAPAPPAATAFKVSLQPPGPASGAPEPETGECQPAAAAEPREAPAAKMPAFSCFDVVSGAAAPASAAAGPPGAACKPPLPPHYTSTAQITVRALGADRRLLLHGSDPAPGAAPRARCLLLAPAPRAPVPVPVPPRRGSSAWLLEELLRPDGPDPAGLDAAREGPDDRNFRLSEHRQALAAAKHRAPAPPPGSPEPGPGAWAEEHRAERIRRGWEQAGDRSDPPGADVVQRPEPEAQAPPARSGEATPGSAAETVAVARSEPRDEKLALYLAEVEKQDKYLRQRSKYRFHIIPDGNCLYRAVSKAVYGDQSLHRELREQTVHYIADHLDHFSPLIEGDVGEFIIAAAQDGAWAGYPELLAMGQMLNVNIHLTTGGRLESPTVSTMVHYLGPEDPLRPSIWLSWLSNGHYDAVFDHSYPNPEYDNWCKQTQVQRKRDEELAKSMAISLSKMYIEQNACS, encoded by the coding sequence ATGCAGCTCTACAGCAGCGTCTGCACCCACTACCCAGCCGGGGCACCGGGTCCCACGGCCGCCGCTCCCGCGCCACCCGCCGCCACCGCCTTCAAGGTGTCCCTGCAGCCCCCGGGTCCCGCCAGCGGAGCGCCAGAGCCCGAGACCGGTGAGTGCCAGCCCGCCGCGGCCGCTGAGCCCCGGGAAGCCCCCGCCGCCAAGATGCCCGCCTTCTCCTGCTTCGACGTGGTGTCCGGGGCCGCCGCCCCAGCCTCGGCCGCCGCGGGGCCGCCCGGTGCGGCCTGCAAGCCTCCGCTGCCGCCGCACTACACGTCCACGGCGCAGATCACCGTGCGCGCCCTGGGCGCAGACCGGCGGCTGCTGCTGCACGGGTCCGACCCCGCGCCCGGCGCCGCCCCGCGTGCCCGCTGCCTGCTGCTGGCCCCCGCTCCCCGCGCCCCGGTGCCGGTGCCGGTGCCGCCGCGGCGGGGCTCCTCCGCCTGGCTCCTCGAGGAACTGCTGAGGCCCGACGGCCCCGATCCCGCCGGCCTGGACGCGGCCCGGGAGGGACCCGACGACAGAAACTTCCGACTGAGCGAGCATCGTCAGGCCCTGGCCGCCGCCAAGCACCGAGCCCCGGCGCCGCCCCCGGGAAGCCCCGAGCCCGGCCCCGGCGCATGGGCCGAGGAGCACCGGGCAGAGAGGATCCGCCGGGGCTGGGAGCAGGCCGGTGACCGCAGCGATCCCCCAGGCGCGGACGTGGTCCAGCGACCTGAGCCCGAGGCCCAGGCGCCCCCAGCGCGGAGCGGCGAGGCCACCCCAGGCAGCGCCGCAGAGACGGTGGCCGTGGCCAGATCGGAGCCGAGAGACGAGAAGCTCGCCCTGTACCTGGCCGAGGTGGAGAAGCAAGACAAATACCTGCGACAGCGGAGCAAGTACCGATTTCACATCATTCCCGACGGCAACTGCCTGTACCGAGCCGTGAGCAAGGCCGTGTACGGGGACCAGAGCCTGCACCGCGAGCTGAGGGAGCAGACGGTGCACTACATCGCCGACCACCTGGACCACTTCAGCCCCCTGATAGAGGGCGACGTGGGGGAGTTCATCATCGCAGCCGCCCAGGACGGCGCGTGGGCCGGCTACCCCGAATTGCTGGCCATGGGCCAGATGTTGAACGTGAATATCCATCTGACGACTGGGGGACGGCTGGAGAGCCCCACCGTGTCCACTATGGTCCACTATCTGGGCCCCGAGGACCCTCTGCGGCCCAGCATCTGGCTTAGCTGGCTCAGCAATGGACACTATGATGCTGTGTTTGATCACTCCTATCCCAACCCAGAGTATGACAATTGGTGTAAACAAACTCAAGTGCAAAGAAAACGCGACGAAGAACTCGCCAAATCCATGGCCATATCCCTATCCAAAATGTATATCGAGCAAAATGCATGCTCTTGA